The Numida meleagris isolate 19003 breed g44 Domestic line chromosome 10, NumMel1.0, whole genome shotgun sequence genome includes a window with the following:
- the SPIRE2 gene encoding protein spire homolog 2: RAGGGGPRELSLEEVLKCYEQPLNEEQAWALCFQGCRAAAAAAAPSAAPLRTSDIRLRGDGSVALPPPPAELPLLLTPAAEAQMVQSLGFAIYRALDWGLDENEERELSPQLEQLIDLMTNSDSEDSGCGTADEGYGGQEEEEESGEGPLRAVRTFGQAMRCCAARLADPNEAQAHYQAVCRALFAETVELKAFLAKIRDAKEMLQKLKEDEEAEERPAAELGSLRNTDWARLWVQLMRELRHGVKLKKVQEKQFNPLPTEYQLTPFEMLMQDIRARNYKLRKVMVDGDIPPRVKKDAHELILDFIRSRPPLKQASERRLRPLPQKQRTLHEKILEEIKQERKLRPVETSYRGQKGYSSLPCIPHACSSHLTSSSCIDLSMPEASTMPARPRPRVLLKAPTLAEMEEMSISEEEDSPSTESVSGLSMKRDRSFSEQDLAQFRSELGGGHAAPEVPGSLDPEPRPRSGSVPASYHPVPYGSVPHTALGPVEERPEDGSSTAPSSSSSKHLWLEFSHPVESLALTVEEMINVRRVLVKAEMEKFLQSKELYNSLKKGKVCCCCRAKFPLFSWPAACLFCKRSVCSSCSLKMKMPSKKLAHIPVYALGFESLPGSLLAKALPLRKRETFHSLPGPGWRRVEEEFPHIYAQGSVLRDVCSDCTGFVADVICSSRRSVAVLNAAPRRPAAPRSLRCSSWHE; encoded by the exons agctgcccctgctgctgacacctgctgctgaagcacag ATGGTGCAGTCCTTGGGCTTTGCCATCTACCGGGCACTGGACTGGGGGCTGGATGAGAACGAGGAGCGGGAGCTGAGcccacagctggagcagctcaTCGACCTGATGACCAACAGCGACTCAGAGGACAGCGGCTGCGGCACGGCTGACGAGGGCTAtggggggcaggaggaggaggaggagagtgGCGAGGGGCCACTGCGGGCAGTGCGCACCTTCGGGCAGGCCATGCGGTGCTGCGCCGCGCGCCTCGCCGACCCCAACGAAGCCCAGGCTCACTACCAGGCTGTTTGCCGGGCGCTCTTCGCTGAAACTGTGGAGCTCAAAGCTTTCCTGGCCAAGATCCGTGATGCCAAGGAG atgctgcagaagctgaaggagGATGAGGAGGCGGAGGAGAGGCCGGCGGCggagctgggcagcctgcgTAACACAGACTGG GCCCGGCTGTGGGTGCAGCTGATGCGGGAGCTGCGGCACGGCGTCAAGCTGAAGAAGGTACAGGAGAAGCAGTTCAACCCACTGCCCACCGAGTACCAGCTGACCCCCTTCGAGATGCTCATGCAGGACATCCGGGCGCGCAACTACAAGCTGCGCAAGGTCATG GTGGATGGGGATATCCCACCACGGGTGAAGAAGGATGCCCACGAGCTCATCCTGGACTTCATCCGCTCCCGGCCCCCTCTCAAGCAG GCCTCAGAGCGGCGGCTGCGGCCACTGCCCCAGAAGCAGAGGACGCTGCACGAGAAGATCTTGGAGGAGATCAAGCAGGAGAGGAAGCTCCGGCCCGTGGAAACATCATACCGGGGCCAGAAAG GGTACAGCTCGCTGCCCTGCATCCCGCATGCCTGCTCCAGCCACCtcacctccagctcctgcatTGATCTCTCCATGCCCGAGGCCAGCACCATGCCAGCACGCCCACGGCCCCGCGTCCTGCTCAAGGCACCCACTCTGGCTGAGATGGAGGAGATGAGCATCTCTGAG gaggaggacTCGCCAAGCACAGAGTCTGTCTCGGGGCTGTCCATGAAGCGGGACCGCTCCTTCTCAGAGCAGGACTTAGCCCAGTTCCGGAGCGAGCTTGGTGGTGGCCATGCAGCACCCGAGGTGCCAGGGTCACTGGATCCTGAGCCCCGGCCCCGATCAG GCTCTGTCCCCGCCAGCTACCACCCAGTGCCGTATGGCTCCGTGCCACACACTGCCCTGGGCCCCGTGGAGGAGAGGCCGGAGGACGGCTCCAGcactgcacccagcagcagcagctccaagcaCCTCTGGCTG GAGTTCAGCCACCCTGTGGAGAGCCTGGCCCTCACCGTGGAGGAGATGATCAACGTACGTAGGGTGCTGGTCAAGGCTGAGATGGAGAAGTTCCTACAGAGCAAGGAGCTCTACAATAGCCTGAAGAAGGGCAAG gtctgctgctgctgccgcgCCAAATTCCCCCTCTTCTCCTGGCCTGCAGCCTGCCTCTTCTGCAAGCG GTCtgtctgctcctcctgcagcctgaag ATGAAGATGCCTTCCAAGAAGCTAGCTCACATCCCCGTCTACGCACTGGGCTTCGAGAGCCTCCCAGGCTCACTGCTGGCCAAAGCTCTGCCACTGCGCAAGAGGGAAACCTTCCA CTCGCTGCCAGGTCCAGGCTGGCGTCGGGTGGAGGAGGAGTTCCCCCACATCTACGCACAGGGCTCCGTGCTCCGCGACGTCTGCAGTGACTGCACCGGCTTCGTGGCCGACGTCATCTGCTCCAGCCGCCGCAGCGTGGCCGTCCTCAACgccgcgccccgccgccccgctgCCCCGCGCTCCCTgcgctgcagctcctggcacgAGTGA